The sequence below is a genomic window from Photobacterium atrarenae.
TGATCACCACCACGATTAGCGGTAGCTGGTGGCGGGCGGCAGACTGGATCTCAATTCCGTTCATCAGCATGCAGCCGTCGCCGGTCACGATGACACAGGGACTGTCGGGATTCGCAACTTTGGCACCGACCCCGGCCGGGATCGCCCAACCCATCGGCGCCAGGGCGGTCGCGGTTAAATACTGGCGTGGGCCCTGGCTTTGCCAGTAATGACCAAGAAAGGCCCGGTGCGCACCGGAGTCGCCGATCACCACAGTTTCGGGTGGCGCGATTTGCTGTAATTCGTGGATCACCCGGGCCGGGTGCATGGGAGATGCGTTGCTAAAGCGATCCGCTTCGTTGTAAAAGCGCGGGTGGCAGGTAATACTGTCGAGCCAGACTTGCCGGGTCTTCTGGGTCTCCTGTAAGGCGGTGAGGTTTACCTGTTGCTCGTCAGCCAGTAGCCAGTCGAGCACTGTGGCGACATCACCGTTGATCGCGGTATCAACCGGGTAATTTCTCGAAAAAGCGGCCGGCTCGATATCGACCTGCACAATACCGCATGCTGGTGTCAGATGGCCATCCCAGCGCATGGTGTCTCGCTGATTGAGGCTGGAGCCCAGTACCAGCAGCAGGTGATTGTCGGCGACGTCCTGATTGAGCAAGGTTGCTGCGCCCGGCTCATCGTTGAGCAGGGCCAGGGTGGCGTGCTGGGTGCCGGCATAGCCAAAGACGCCGAGCGAGAGCGGATGATTTTCCGGGAAAACGCCTTTGGCTTTGAGCGTGGTGGCAACCGGGATCTGGTAACGTTCGGCGAACCGGACCAGCGCATCGGTTGCTCCTGAGCGTAGGGCGCCGCTGCCGGCCAGAATAGAGATATGCGGGTTGCCTTGCCGACAGGCCTGGTTGAGGGTACGGAGTAATTTTTCAGTGGCGCTGATATCCAGCGTTCTCGGGCACTGGAGCGATACCGGTTGGCGCTGTTCATCGGGGTGCAGCTTATTGTGGTGTTGATATTGTGGCTCGGCAGTAACCGGCTGGCTCTGAATTTGTTTCGGCAGACTGAGGCTGACCGGGCGCTGGATTCGCCCCAGCATGGTTCGTAGCGCCATATCGAGCATATGGGGAACCATGCGGGCTTCGGGAATGGTCTGCGCGGATGCAGTGACCGGGGCGAGAAATCCGGCATCGTTGATCCCGGCGGCACTGGCATCCTGGAATCCGCCGCGGCCCATCCACTCAGTGGGAATTTCACCGGCCAGAACCAGGAGCGGGGATTCATCGCTATAGGCCGCGGCCAGCGGGCCGACCATATTCGCAATGCCGGGTCCGCCAATGCCCATGCATACCCCGAACTTGCCGCTGGCCCGGGCATAGCCGTCTGCCATATAGGCGGCTCCGGCTTCATTGGCTGCGACAATGGCTTTCATCTCATGTTCGCCTTCCCCGAATTCATCGAGAAAGGGATCGACCACCCCGCCGGGCACCATAAACAGGTGCCGGACATTATGCCTGAGCAGAGTATCGAGAATGTAACGGGTGGTGCTCGGGTTTGATTGATGCGCTGAAGTCGTCATCTTACGCTCCTTGCCGGCAGCCGAGGCTTTGCAGGAAATCCAGGCTCGGCATAAAGAAATATTCACCGCCTTGGGTTTTGACAAAACCGGCGAAAGAAAAGTCGGTCGTGCTGGCGTTCGGGTTGCTCCAGCCCGAGCGCCACTGTTGGGGCGGCGGTGCGGCATCAGCTGGCGCCTGGCCGACCAGCGGGTCAATGCCGGTGCCCGGGCGAACGAACCCGGCATTGTTACACCAGGTGTGCTGCATAAAGATAAATTGATCGACGATGCTGGCCTGCATGCACATGAAGAGCAGCCCGGCGTCGGTCCATTCCTGCTCCGGGCTCAGCTCGGTCTCACCGTAACTGATCCCACGGCGCACAATCCGGCGGCTGCGTTCGATGGTCGGGGGCGAATTAAACTGGCGCACCGTATCGCCCCGCGGGTTGGTTTTTCGGGTGTGGGCATGGAACGGGCAGCGCAAGCCGTCGGCATCATCGTCGTAGCTGAAGTTGTTAAACAAATTGCTCCAGCCGTCATTACCCTGCTCTGAAACCGGGGTGCCATCCTTGAAACGCCCGACACACAGCGCCCCGGCATATTCGGCATCGATGGGGCTCGAGCTGTTTTCCGACAGGTGGTTGGCCAGTAGGGCCAACCGGTCCCAGAATCCTTTGATGTTCTGTTGCAGCTTGCGGTAGACCACGTAACTGCCGTAGCTGTCGGGGTTGCCGCCCGGATCCTTGACCAGCACCAGATTCAGCGGCGCGCTGGGATCATTGCGGCTGTAGCCGCCGTTGCGAAATTCTTCATTGAGATCGCTGAACAGGAATTTCGGGTTGCTGACACCATCGACAAAGCCGAAATGCTCGATCACCTGGCCTTTGTCATTGCGCATGACATGGCCGCGTTGAACAAACAGCAGCTCGAGGTTGTCGTCGTAAGTTTGCTGCAGCGCCTGAACTTCCGCGGTCAGGGTGCGTTCTGCATGGTCGGGAGCCATGCCGCCGAGTGCCAGCAGGAGCATCCCGTCGATGCGCCCCTGAAAGCCGGATTCCCACTGACTGATGTCATCATTGAGCGGATTGGCGGTTGGGGTGTGGCCGCCGCGGGGCAGGGTGTCAAATGGCGTTTGCAGATCTTTCATCCCGGCCCGGAAGGCGGGATCATCCGGCCAGTCCTTGGGCGCGATGCCCAGTTGCTGATAGCCGCTGCAGCTAAGCATGAGGTTGACGAATAAGTGGGCCTGCCCGGTTTGTTTATACGAACTTTGCTGTTGATGCTGTGCTTCGGCTGAGGTGACTTTCTCTGCTAACTTATTGAGTACCTGTTGGTTCTGGTCACTGTCGCCCTTGAAGGCAAAAAAGATATGGCGGGAGTGATCCCGGCCATGCCCTTTGAGGATATTTCCCTGCAGATTTTGAAACACCGCCCGGAAGTTGGGATCATCGATCTCGATATTGGTTTGGTTGAGGTTGGCCGACATTGCGTATCTCCTGATGGATTCGTTAGTAGTTTGCGCAAACAGGTAAAGCAGGTGTTCGGATCATCCTGGATCTGCCGGTGCAGGGCACCGGCAACGTGAGTTACTCCGTCAGAGTCAGGTTGGTGGGGTGATCCGGCTCCGGCAAGTGTGGCAGGTTTGCCGGGGCGGCCAACTCGGCAGCGTTCAAGATGCACGACACCATGGCGTAATAGCCGGCGAGGGCGATGATGTCGGTGATCTCCCGGGTGGTAAAATCTGCCGTCAACGCATTGTAGTTGGTGTTGCTGATCCGCTTGGCGTCAATCAGTTCGCGAATGCTGTGGATCAGGGCAGCGTCATTGAACCCAGTAAGATGACCCGGGGTGATCGGTGCTCTGGCTTTGATTTGATCAATCAGCGCGCGGGGAATACCAGCGGTTTGCGCAAAGGTTTCATGGGCTGCCCACTCAAACTGACACAGGTGCTCGCGCAGCGTGGTCAGGATCACCAATTCCTTAACCGGCGGGGGGAGCTGGGTGTCAAAGCGTAGATACCCGCCCAGATCTGCCGTGTATTCGGCCAGTGGCGGACTGTTGAGCAACAGGGCAAAGACTCCTACCACATGGCCGCGACTGTGATGGATCTGGTCATAAATTCGGCGTCCTGCAGGGTCGAGTCCTTCGGGTTGATCGTAATAGGGTAGGCGCAGGCTCATGCGGTCGCTCCCGGTTTGAGGGTTGGCAGCGGATCTTCATTGGCCAGCAGGGCGGCATTGACCGCCGATTCAATGGCTCCTTCAATCCAGGCATGCTTCAGCGAGGCATGTTCGCCGGCGAAGTGCAGGATTGGCTGCTGGGTTTGTGGATTGGCCCATTCCGAGCGAATGATCGAGTGGTGCAGCAGTTCGAGCTGACCCGGGTAGAAAATAGCGGCTTCGCCAAAGGCATGCGGGTTACTCATCCAGCTGACGGTTGCGGCGCCGACAATATTGTCCTGATCGTGGCGGTATAGCTCCGGCTTAAAGACACAGAGATCGCGAATTTTTTGTTGGGCCTTGCGGCGGGTGGCGTAATCGGCATCTGGCTCATGGATGGCGTGGGTAATGGCGACATTTTCCAGCGCGTAGCAGAAGCGTTCGTACTCAGTCATCGAGTCCCACTTGCGGGCATCATCGGCCCAGGAGTAACTGGCCAGCATGACGCCGCCTTTTCCGGAGCCCATCCGCTCACTCGGGTAGTACATAAACCGGTTTGGCAGGTCAGTGACGGAGCCGCCACCGTAGATTTGGTTTTGGGTCTCCCAAAAGCGCTCGCGAAACTCCAGCAGCACCTTGGTGGCAGCATCATAGTGGAGCTCACGGATCGCTTTGTGTTTTTCCTGGCTCATTTGCGGCCAGATATGAACCATTCTCAGGCTGGAAAACGGGATAGTGATAATGGCTTCGTCCCAGCTGCGTGATGCCAGCATGTTTGCGGTTTCCTGGTCCGCGACGGTTTGCTCTGTTACTTCTGAGGATACCTGGGTGGTAATTTTAACTTTGCCGGTGGTGTCGCAGCGATAGAGGTCGACCAGCGTCTGGTTGAGGAAGGTGATGTCATCCAGGTGCTCTTTGTCATAATAGGCTTGGGTGAACTTGTCGGTGCCGCCCTTGATGAGCCAAAACGGGGTATCCGGGGTGATAATCGCCAGTTCGATAAAGCTCTGGATAAATGAGTAAGACATCCGGGATTCGAGGTTTTCCAGCACGCCTATCATTTCAATGGCATTTTCGGATAAATCGGGCAGTTGCTCTTTCAGGAACCGACGCATGGAATATTCGCCATAGCGCCGGATAATCCGTGGCCAGGCTGTTTTGGGATCTTCGGCCACTTCGCGGCGAAGCTCGCCGATGGCGGCTTCCAGCAACTGACTGGCCGGCATGTTTTCATTATCCTTGAGGGCGTAGTGCAGCAACTGGCTGACATCTTCACTGTCTTCATAAGCATGTCGGGTGGTGTGAGCGTAATTGACATGAATGAGGTTGTTGCCGGTGGCTGGCAGGTTGCTTAAATCGACGTTGCCGTGGTCATCGCGCTGCGGGTGGTTGAGTTTGTCGGAGGTAGCATCGGCTTTGGACACCGAGCGGTTGAGAAACAGTTGCTTTTCAACGCCGGTGTAGTCGATCAAATACTGAACCAGTTTGTGCATATCCGGAATCCGCATGGCACCGGCTTCTCCGGTGAGTTTATCGTCCTCGAAATAGCGTTTTTCCGGGGTATTGCGGAAGGTTTTGATCCGCCCGCCGACGCGATTGGCGGCTTCGACAATGGTGACATTGTGACCGGCATTTTTGAGCAGTGTCGCTGAGACCATGCCGGCAATGCCGCACCCGACGATCAGAATGTTTTTTGGGGTTGCCTGCTTGCCGGGGAGGCCGTGTTTTAAATAGTCCATGTAGGCTTGGCTGATGTCATCCTGCTCATAGGGCAGTAGGCCATGAAGTTCGTCAGCTAGGGAAATCACGTCTGTCATAGTCAGTCCTTTTGATGGGGGTCGTTGCAACTGACGCTTGGGCGAAGGCCTGGGGTGGTGCTGTTTGACATCGGCCTGAAACCAAAGCAACAGCCACAGATGAAAACGGCTGAACACAACGCACAACTGGTTTGTAGTGTTACGGCGTTAGAGTCTGCACTTACTCTTAGTTGAACCTAGAACAGATGAATGACGCGACAAGTCACGGGCCGGATTTCTGGCTCTGGGCTTGAAAATATGGAATCAAGGTTGGAGAAAACTGTAATTGTGATGAAAGTAATTTGCGGCCGGCGGCGTGATGGCGAGCAGCGATGGCAAGCCTGAAGCAACCCGGGCGATAGTGGGCCCGGGCTGCGGGGTGTTTGCGGGTGCTGATCAGCTCTTCAGCATCTGCCAGTATTTCTGGTAGATCCGGATCGCATCACCGACCTCGTTGGTGAACTCACCCTTGTTGATATCTTCTTCGGGCGGAAAAATCGTCGGGTTGTCCTGCACGGTTTGCGGCAAGAACTGCTTGGCTTTCTTGTTTGGAGCCGGGAAGCCGTACTCTTCGACAAGTTTGGCCTGATTCTCAGGCTGATATATAAAGTTGATAAACTGATGGGCCAGTTCCTGCTTTTCACTGCCAGCCGGAATAATGAAGTTGTCCATCCACAGGATCGACCCCTCGGTCGGGTAGATAAATTCCAGCTCTTCCATTTCCTGCTTGGCGAGGTAAGCATTGCCGTTCCATTGCATGCCGACACTGGCTTCACCGGTGACATAAGGGACATGCGGTGCATCGGAATTGTAGACGACAATGTTTGGACGCAGTTTGCGCAGGAGCTCATACGCTTGCTTGATTTCTGACTCCTCTCGGGTGTTGATGCTGTGGCCCTGGGCTTTCAGCGCCATGCCGAACACATCACGCACATCATCGAGCAGCATCACCTGCAGGGCAAAGTCTTTGGACCACAAATCACGCCAGCCTTTTACCTGACCGGCTTTGACCATCTCCGTGTTGTAGGCGATGCCTGTTACGCCCCAGACATACGGCAGGGAATAGTCATTGCTTGGGTCAAATTCCTGTTTTAACAGGCCGGGATAGACATCGGCCAGGTTCGGGATTTTGGATTTGTCGATTTTTGCCAGCATCCCTTCGCGGGCCATTTTCTCAATAAAATAGGTCGACGCGAACACCACATCATAGCCTTTGTTATCCAGTAGCTTCAGCTTGGTGTACATCCCTTCGTTGTTTTCAAAGGTCGAATAGTTCACGGTGACCTGGTATTGCTGCTCGAATGCTTCCAGCACCTCGGTCGGCATATACTCCGCCCAGTTGTAAACGTTCAGCACCTTATCTGCGGCCGAGAGAGGAAATGCGGATAGTGCAAGTGTAAGTGCGGTCACCCCTTTGAGATAATTTGTCATGATTTGTCATCCTGTGACGGGTAGTCAGAAATGGATTGCGAATCATAGGAAAGGGCGGGGCGCTGTCAAAACAATCATTTCATAAATTTGACTCGAGTCTCGATAATAAAGTGCTTGTCTCTGTTATGCACCCGTGACAACATTCGCGCGTTTTTTTTCCGGTTATTTATAAGAGCAACTCGGCATGTTCAAAGACAGTGATTATATCCAGAGCTATTATCAGGCGACGGTGAACCCGTTTCCCGAGCAACCGTCGCTTGATCAAAGCGTAGAAGCGGATGTGTGTATTATCGGCGGCGGCATGACCGGCCTGAGCGCAGCGATTGAATTGCGCCAGAAAGGGTATTCGGTGGTGGTGCTGGAGTCACGCCGTCTGGCCTGGGGCGGCTCGGGCCGCAATGGCGGCCAGTGCCTGGTCGGCTATTGTCTGGGGCTGCGTGAAGTGGATGAAACCTACGGCCCGGCGTGGGGCAAGCAGCTGTGGGATCTGTCCTGTGAAGCGGTGGATATTGCCCGTGAGCGGATAGAACGTTTCAATATCGATTGTGACTTCCGCCAAGGCTATATCGAGCTGGCGCTGAACTCTGGCCAGGAAACCGAGCTTCAATCCTGGCTCGAGTTGAAACAGAGTCGTTATGACTATCCGAGTGCCAGTTGGTGGGATCAGTCAAAAATTCATCAAGTGGCGCACACCGAACGCTATCTGGGCGGGTTGTACGATGCCAACAGTGCTCATTTGCATCCGCTGAACTACACGCTGGGACTGGCGCAGGCCGCGAAAGACCTCGGGGCCTCGCTTTATGAGCACAGCGCGGCGGTCAAGATTGAACAAGGCCAGCCCCATGTGATCCATACCGCCAAGGGACAAGTGAAAGCCCGTCAGGTCCTGCTGGCGTGTAATGCCTACCTCGACGGTCTGGATCGCAAAGCGCAGAGTGTGGTGCTGCCGGTGGCTTCTTATATAGCGGTGACTGAACCGCTGGGGGAGCGCCAGCCGATCAGTAACCAGATGGCCATGTCGGACTTGAACAACTGTCTGGACTATTACCGCCCGACGGCGGATGGCCGCATTTTGTTTGGTGGGGTGAATCATCCGTTTAACGGCGAATATGCAGACTCGATGGAGCGCTTGCGCCAACGGTTGATCACCGTGTTCCCGCAGCTGTCGGATGTCAAAATGGATTATCACTGGGGTGGCCTGTTTGCCGTGACCCGCTCGTACATGCCGCACATTGCGCATTTGGGGAAAGATATCTATGTCGCACACGGCTATACCGGGCACGGCGTCGGGTTGACCAATATTGCCGGGAAAGTTGTGGCAGAAGCGATGGCGGGTCAGACAGAGCGCTTTGATGTGTTTGCGCGGATCAAGCAAAGCTGGATCCCGACCCCACAAGTGCTGCGGACACCGGCGTTGGCACTGGCGATCTGGAAAGCTAAGCTGGAAGATGCGTTAGGTTAAACCTCCTTCCGATAAATGGAATAAAAACGGGTCTGTCCCTTCTGGGCAAACCCGTTTTTTATTTTTGTTCGCCATTGTCGGTGTCTTTTTCGGCTTTGCCAAAGCCAACGGCCGGAATCCATTCACAAGTTGTTGACAAATCACCCAGGCTTAAACGCACTGAAGCTTGCACTCAGAAACCTGATTGAGTTGGCCCGCATAAAAAAACACCGTGTTTTAGCAGTTGTTTTTACCCAGTTCAGCAAAAGCTGGTTGGTAGAAGGCAATTAATTTTTCCAGTAAACGGATCATAGCGACTCACTCACTTATTTTGGAACAGAGACTGGGGATTAAACGAAAGTATGATTTTTGCCAGATTGAGCTATAACTCATCTTCTTACCGGGATTATAGATAATATTTACTCGCAATGAAGCGATAATATTTTTATTTTTGGATTAGTTTTTGTAATCCAAAATTGGGGTTTTTAGTCTCCAGGGACAGATATTCCATTTGGGCAGCAAAGGGTTGTGGTCAGAAAGGGCTGTGTTGAAGAAATACAAACAAACGGGTTTTTCTAACGCAATCCTGATTGCAGGGGTGAAAGTGAAAAGAGGACGCCCTGTTGTGATGCTGAGCCCACAAATTGCATTGAGACAGTGTTTTTTTACGGGCTTTTCCCCGTGATCAGCCAATTTAGCTAAGTTTGATCTACATCAAGCGAAGTGTGCCTGTATAAATAATGAGCAGGTTTTGTTGATTTTTATCAAGGTAAATTGTGCGATAAATCGATTGAGCAAGACGAATATTATCAGTAATATTAGCAATGACTTTATTAGCTGTAGCTTAACAATAAGTTAACCGGATTGGTACACAACTGCAACATGAAGAACGCCATTGATTATAAAAATAAATGGCTGCCAGGACGGTGACTGAATTTGCGGATTTGTTGGCTACGTTTTGCTAAGCCCAACCATCGGTACACTGTGTCGTACTGTCGTCAGTCAGCCTGACGAAAAAAGGAGTTCTCAATGTTCACTGATATCGTCGAACTATCGCGGTTACAGTTCGCATTAACTGCGATGTATCACTTTTTGTTCGTCCCATTGACTCTGGGGATGGCGTTCCTGCTTGCCATCATGGAGTCGGTCTACGTTATGACCGGAAAGCAAATCTACAAGGACATGACCAAGTTCTGGGGTAAGCTTTTCGCAATTAACTTTGCCCTGGGTGTGGCCACCGGCCTGACCATGGAATTCCAGTTTGGTACAAACTGGGCGTATTACTCCCACTATGTCGGGGATATCTTCGGCGCGCCGCTGGCGATCGAAGCTCTGGTTGCCTTCTTTCTGGAATCTACCCTGGTCGGTCTGTTCTTCTTTGGCTGGGACCGCCTGTCTAAACGTCAGCACCTTGCGGTAACCTGGCTGGTGGCGCTTGGCTCTAACTTTTCGGCATTGTGGATTCTGATCGCAAATGGCTGGATGCAGAACCCGGTCGGCGCTGAGTTCAACTTCGAAACCATGCGTATGGAAATGGTGAGCTTTGCCGAAGTGGTCTTTAATCCGGTTGCCCAGGTGAAATTTGTGCACACCGTCGCTTCTGGCTATGTCTGTGGTGCCATGTTCATCATGGGGATCAGTGCTTATTACCTGC
It includes:
- a CDS encoding thiamine pyrophosphate-binding protein; the protein is MTTSAHQSNPSTTRYILDTLLRHNVRHLFMVPGGVVDPFLDEFGEGEHEMKAIVAANEAGAAYMADGYARASGKFGVCMGIGGPGIANMVGPLAAAYSDESPLLVLAGEIPTEWMGRGGFQDASAAGINDAGFLAPVTASAQTIPEARMVPHMLDMALRTMLGRIQRPVSLSLPKQIQSQPVTAEPQYQHHNKLHPDEQRQPVSLQCPRTLDISATEKLLRTLNQACRQGNPHISILAGSGALRSGATDALVRFAERYQIPVATTLKAKGVFPENHPLSLGVFGYAGTQHATLALLNDEPGAATLLNQDVADNHLLLVLGSSLNQRDTMRWDGHLTPACGIVQVDIEPAAFSRNYPVDTAINGDVATVLDWLLADEQQVNLTALQETQKTRQVWLDSITCHPRFYNEADRFSNASPMHPARVIHELQQIAPPETVVIGDSGAHRAFLGHYWQSQGPRQYLTATALAPMGWAIPAGVGAKVANPDSPCVIVTGDGCMLMNGIEIQSAARHQLPLIVVVINNSALGNVYLRAKTPIAKSLTTLSTHNWADFARAMGGDGVVVEEPADLAPALDRAFTAKGPFVIDARCDPSCPTPINPWRREIEHPNWAED
- a CDS encoding ABC transporter substrate-binding protein, yielding MTNYLKGVTALTLALSAFPLSAADKVLNVYNWAEYMPTEVLEAFEQQYQVTVNYSTFENNEGMYTKLKLLDNKGYDVVFASTYFIEKMAREGMLAKIDKSKIPNLADVYPGLLKQEFDPSNDYSLPYVWGVTGIAYNTEMVKAGQVKGWRDLWSKDFALQVMLLDDVRDVFGMALKAQGHSINTREESEIKQAYELLRKLRPNIVVYNSDAPHVPYVTGEASVGMQWNGNAYLAKQEMEELEFIYPTEGSILWMDNFIIPAGSEKQELAHQFINFIYQPENQAKLVEEYGFPAPNKKAKQFLPQTVQDNPTIFPPEEDINKGEFTNEVGDAIRIYQKYWQMLKS
- a CDS encoding carboxymuconolactone decarboxylase family protein, translated to MSLRLPYYDQPEGLDPAGRRIYDQIHHSRGHVVGVFALLLNSPPLAEYTADLGGYLRFDTQLPPPVKELVILTTLREHLCQFEWAAHETFAQTAGIPRALIDQIKARAPITPGHLTGFNDAALIHSIRELIDAKRISNTNYNALTADFTTREITDIIALAGYYAMVSCILNAAELAAPANLPHLPEPDHPTNLTLTE
- a CDS encoding NAD(P)/FAD-dependent oxidoreductase, producing the protein MFKDSDYIQSYYQATVNPFPEQPSLDQSVEADVCIIGGGMTGLSAAIELRQKGYSVVVLESRRLAWGGSGRNGGQCLVGYCLGLREVDETYGPAWGKQLWDLSCEAVDIARERIERFNIDCDFRQGYIELALNSGQETELQSWLELKQSRYDYPSASWWDQSKIHQVAHTERYLGGLYDANSAHLHPLNYTLGLAQAAKDLGASLYEHSAAVKIEQGQPHVIHTAKGQVKARQVLLACNAYLDGLDRKAQSVVLPVASYIAVTEPLGERQPISNQMAMSDLNNCLDYYRPTADGRILFGGVNHPFNGEYADSMERLRQRLITVFPQLSDVKMDYHWGGLFAVTRSYMPHIAHLGKDIYVAHGYTGHGVGLTNIAGKVVAEAMAGQTERFDVFARIKQSWIPTPQVLRTPALALAIWKAKLEDALG
- a CDS encoding Dyp-type peroxidase, producing the protein MSANLNQTNIEIDDPNFRAVFQNLQGNILKGHGRDHSRHIFFAFKGDSDQNQQVLNKLAEKVTSAEAQHQQQSSYKQTGQAHLFVNLMLSCSGYQQLGIAPKDWPDDPAFRAGMKDLQTPFDTLPRGGHTPTANPLNDDISQWESGFQGRIDGMLLLALGGMAPDHAERTLTAEVQALQQTYDDNLELLFVQRGHVMRNDKGQVIEHFGFVDGVSNPKFLFSDLNEEFRNGGYSRNDPSAPLNLVLVKDPGGNPDSYGSYVVYRKLQQNIKGFWDRLALLANHLSENSSSPIDAEYAGALCVGRFKDGTPVSEQGNDGWSNLFNNFSYDDDADGLRCPFHAHTRKTNPRGDTVRQFNSPPTIERSRRIVRRGISYGETELSPEQEWTDAGLLFMCMQASIVDQFIFMQHTWCNNAGFVRPGTGIDPLVGQAPADAAPPPQQWRSGWSNPNASTTDFSFAGFVKTQGGEYFFMPSLDFLQSLGCRQGA
- a CDS encoding flavin monoamine oxidase family protein; amino-acid sequence: MTDVISLADELHGLLPYEQDDISQAYMDYLKHGLPGKQATPKNILIVGCGIAGMVSATLLKNAGHNVTIVEAANRVGGRIKTFRNTPEKRYFEDDKLTGEAGAMRIPDMHKLVQYLIDYTGVEKQLFLNRSVSKADATSDKLNHPQRDDHGNVDLSNLPATGNNLIHVNYAHTTRHAYEDSEDVSQLLHYALKDNENMPASQLLEAAIGELRREVAEDPKTAWPRIIRRYGEYSMRRFLKEQLPDLSENAIEMIGVLENLESRMSYSFIQSFIELAIITPDTPFWLIKGGTDKFTQAYYDKEHLDDITFLNQTLVDLYRCDTTGKVKITTQVSSEVTEQTVADQETANMLASRSWDEAIITIPFSSLRMVHIWPQMSQEKHKAIRELHYDAATKVLLEFRERFWETQNQIYGGGSVTDLPNRFMYYPSERMGSGKGGVMLASYSWADDARKWDSMTEYERFCYALENVAITHAIHEPDADYATRRKAQQKIRDLCVFKPELYRHDQDNIVGAATVSWMSNPHAFGEAAIFYPGQLELLHHSIIRSEWANPQTQQPILHFAGEHASLKHAWIEGAIESAVNAALLANEDPLPTLKPGATA